The Stenotrophomonas rhizophila genome has a window encoding:
- the thrS gene encoding threonine--tRNA ligase → MIAITLPDGSRREFENPVSVMDVAQSIGAGLAKATIAGSVDGRLVDASDVIDHDASLRIITAKDEEGVEIIRHSAAHLVGHAVKQLYPDAKMVIGPVIAEGFYYDIHSERPFTPDDMAAIEKRMGELIAQDYDVVKKMTPRAEVIEIFKARGEDYKLRLIEDMSPDIQAMGMYYHQEYVDMCRGPHVPNTRFLKAFKLTRISGAYWRGDAQNEQLQRIYGTAWADKKQLEAYIKRIEEAEMRDHRRIGKQQDLFHLQEEAPGLVFWHPKGWALWQVVEQYMRKVYQKSGYGEVRCPQILDVSLWKKSGHWDNYQDNMFFTESEKRTYAVKPMNCPGHVQVFNQGLHSYRDLPIRYGEFGSCHRNEPSGALHGILRVRGFTQDDGHVFCTESQIESEVTAFHQQALAVYQHFGFEEIQIKIALRPESRLGDDATWDKAEAALRSALSSCGVEWQELPGEGAFYGPKIEYHLKDAIGRTWQLGTMQVDFMMPGRLGAEYVDENSQKKHPVMLHRAIVGSMERFIGILIEHHAGQFPAWLAPTQAVVANITDAQAEYVQEVTKTLADQGFRVTSDLRNEKIGYKIREHTLQRVPYLLVVGDREKENGAVAVRTRSGEDLGSMSVQAFVERLQAEQSV, encoded by the coding sequence ATGATTGCGATCACGCTTCCCGACGGCAGCCGCCGTGAGTTCGAAAACCCCGTCAGTGTCATGGACGTCGCCCAGTCGATCGGCGCCGGCCTGGCCAAGGCCACCATCGCCGGTTCGGTGGACGGCAGGCTGGTCGATGCCAGTGACGTCATCGACCACGACGCCAGCCTGCGCATCATCACCGCCAAGGACGAGGAAGGCGTGGAGATCATCCGCCACTCGGCCGCGCACCTGGTTGGTCATGCGGTCAAGCAGCTGTACCCGGACGCCAAGATGGTGATCGGCCCGGTGATCGCCGAAGGCTTCTATTACGACATCCACTCCGAGCGCCCGTTCACCCCGGACGACATGGCCGCCATCGAAAAGCGCATGGGCGAGCTGATCGCGCAGGACTACGACGTGGTCAAGAAGATGACCCCGCGCGCGGAGGTGATTGAAATCTTCAAAGCCCGTGGCGAGGACTACAAGCTGCGCCTGATCGAAGACATGTCGCCGGACATCCAGGCCATGGGCATGTACTACCACCAGGAATACGTGGACATGTGCCGCGGCCCCCACGTGCCCAATACGCGCTTCCTGAAGGCCTTCAAGCTGACCCGCATTTCCGGCGCCTACTGGCGCGGCGATGCGCAGAACGAGCAGCTGCAGCGCATCTACGGCACCGCCTGGGCCGACAAGAAGCAGCTTGAGGCCTACATCAAGCGCATCGAAGAAGCCGAAATGCGCGACCACCGCCGCATCGGCAAGCAGCAGGACCTGTTCCACCTGCAGGAAGAGGCCCCGGGCCTGGTGTTCTGGCACCCCAAGGGCTGGGCCCTGTGGCAGGTGGTGGAACAGTACATGCGCAAGGTCTACCAGAAGAGCGGCTACGGCGAAGTGCGCTGCCCGCAGATCCTGGACGTGAGCCTGTGGAAGAAGTCCGGCCATTGGGACAACTACCAGGACAACATGTTCTTCACCGAATCGGAGAAGCGCACCTACGCGGTCAAGCCGATGAACTGCCCGGGCCACGTGCAGGTGTTCAACCAGGGCCTGCACAGCTACCGCGACCTGCCGATCCGCTACGGTGAGTTCGGCTCGTGCCACCGCAACGAGCCCTCCGGCGCGCTGCACGGCATCCTGCGCGTGCGTGGTTTCACCCAGGACGACGGCCACGTGTTCTGCACCGAATCGCAGATCGAATCGGAAGTGACCGCGTTCCACCAGCAGGCGCTGGCGGTGTACCAGCACTTCGGCTTCGAGGAGATCCAGATCAAGATCGCCCTGCGCCCGGAATCGCGCCTGGGCGACGATGCCACCTGGGACAAGGCCGAGGCCGCGCTGCGTTCGGCGCTGTCCAGCTGTGGCGTGGAATGGCAGGAGCTGCCGGGCGAGGGCGCCTTCTACGGCCCGAAGATCGAATACCACCTCAAGGACGCCATCGGCCGCACCTGGCAGCTGGGCACCATGCAGGTCGACTTCATGATGCCCGGCCGCCTCGGCGCCGAGTACGTGGACGAAAACAGCCAGAAGAAGCACCCGGTCATGCTACACCGGGCCATCGTGGGCTCCATGGAGCGCTTCATCGGCATCCTGATCGAGCACCACGCCGGCCAGTTCCCGGCCTGGCTGGCCCCGACCCAGGCGGTGGTGGCCAATATCACCGACGCCCAGGCTGAATACGTGCAGGAAGTAACGAAAACCCTTGCAGATCAAGGCTTCCGGGTAACGTCGGATTTGCGCAATGAGAAGATCGGTTATAAGATTCGCGAGCATACGCTGCAGCGGGTCCCGTACCTGCTGGTGGTGGGCGACCGTGAGAAGGAAAATGGCGCCGTAGCCGTGCGTACGCGCTCGGGCGAGGATCTGGGCAGCATGTCCGTCCAGGCGTTCGTCGAGCGGTTGCAGGCAGAACAGTCTGTGTAA
- the rplT gene encoding 50S ribosomal protein L20, which translates to MARVKRGVQARRRHKKILTLAKGYYNARRKVFRVAKQAVIKAQQYAYIGRKQKKRNFRSLWITRINAAARINGLSYSRFMNGLLKAGITLDRKVLADIAVHDAAGFAALAEKAKGALAA; encoded by the coding sequence ATGGCACGAGTAAAGCGTGGCGTACAGGCGCGTCGCCGCCACAAGAAAATTCTGACCCTGGCCAAGGGCTACTACAACGCCCGCCGCAAGGTGTTCCGCGTTGCCAAGCAGGCCGTCATCAAGGCCCAGCAGTACGCCTACATCGGTCGTAAGCAGAAGAAGCGTAATTTCCGTTCGCTGTGGATCACCCGCATCAACGCGGCTGCCCGCATCAATGGTCTGAGCTACAGCCGTTTCATGAACGGCCTGCTCAAGGCGGGTATCACCCTGGATCGTAAGGTCCTGGCCGATATCGCCGTGCACGACGCAGCTGGTTTTGCAGCACTGGCCGAAAAGGCCAAGGGCGCGCTGGCGGCATAA
- the rpmI gene encoding 50S ribosomal protein L35 produces the protein MPKIKTNRAAAKRFRKTASGKFKAGHANRSHILTKKSTKRKRNLRQTNHVRAEDAGRLNRMLPYL, from the coding sequence ATGCCCAAGATCAAGACCAACCGGGCGGCGGCCAAGCGTTTCCGCAAGACCGCCTCCGGTAAGTTCAAGGCTGGCCACGCCAACCGTAGCCACATCCTCACGAAGAAGTCGACCAAGCGGAAGCGCAATCTGCGTCAGACGAACCATGTTCGTGCAGAAGACGCAGGCCGTTTGAACCGTATGCTTCCCTACCTCTGA
- the infC gene encoding translation initiation factor IF-3: protein MGDCNISTPDNKQNRKNQEIRVPRVRVIGSDGEMIGVLTRDEALSMAEDEGLDLVEIQPQADPPVCKIMDFGKFKFEAQKKANEAKKKTKQVEIKEVKFRPVTDEGDYQIKLRKMRGFLEEGDKIKVNIRFRGREMSHQELGREMANRIEADLGEDIVIESRPRLEGRQMVMMIAPKKK, encoded by the coding sequence CTGGGAGATTGCAATATCAGTACCCCTGACAACAAACAGAACCGCAAGAATCAGGAAATCCGGGTGCCGCGCGTACGCGTGATCGGCAGTGACGGTGAAATGATTGGCGTGTTGACGCGTGACGAAGCGCTGTCGATGGCCGAAGACGAAGGTCTGGACCTGGTCGAGATTCAGCCGCAGGCTGATCCGCCGGTGTGCAAGATCATGGACTTCGGCAAGTTCAAGTTCGAAGCGCAGAAGAAGGCCAACGAGGCCAAGAAGAAGACCAAGCAGGTCGAGATCAAGGAAGTGAAGTTCCGCCCGGTCACCGATGAAGGCGACTACCAGATCAAGCTGCGCAAGATGCGCGGTTTCCTGGAAGAGGGTGACAAGATCAAGGTGAACATCCGCTTCCGTGGTCGTGAAATGAGCCATCAGGAACTGGGTCGCGAAATGGCCAACCGGATCGAAGCCGATCTGGGCGAGGACATCGTGATCGAGTCCCGCCCGCGCCTGGAAGGCCGCCAGATGGTCATGATGATCGCGCCGAAGAAGAAGTAA